The following proteins come from a genomic window of Acuticoccus sediminis:
- a CDS encoding MBL fold metallo-hydrolase — MAKSFASAGDLAAKEISFTEIGPDLWAFTAEGDPNTGVIIGDDSVMIMDAQATPRLADMVVERIRTVTDKPIKYVTLSHYHAVRVLGASAYGASEIIASDKCRAMVAERGQEDWDSEFGRFPRLFEGHESIPGLTWPTMTFATRMTVYLGKRRVDLMHLGRAHTAGDIVAWVPDAGVMFTGDIVEYRSACYCGDAHFADWGGTLDAIAAFRPAAIAPGRGDALVGEARVTEALASTRDFVDSHFRAVSQVAARGGSLREAADAVRAACDAKFGDFAIYEHCFPFNVARAYDEALGMDTPRIWTAERDRMMWAALQG, encoded by the coding sequence TTGGCCAAGTCGTTCGCGTCCGCCGGTGATCTGGCGGCCAAAGAAATCAGCTTCACCGAGATCGGCCCGGACCTGTGGGCCTTCACCGCCGAGGGTGACCCCAACACCGGCGTCATCATCGGCGACGACAGCGTCATGATCATGGACGCGCAGGCGACGCCGCGCCTTGCCGACATGGTGGTCGAGCGGATCCGCACGGTGACGGACAAGCCGATCAAGTACGTCACCCTCTCGCACTATCATGCCGTGCGCGTGCTGGGCGCGTCGGCCTACGGCGCGTCCGAGATCATCGCCTCCGACAAGTGCCGCGCGATGGTCGCCGAGCGCGGGCAGGAGGACTGGGACTCCGAGTTCGGCCGCTTCCCGCGCCTCTTCGAGGGGCACGAGTCGATCCCCGGCCTCACCTGGCCGACGATGACCTTCGCGACCCGCATGACGGTCTACCTCGGCAAGCGGCGCGTCGACCTCATGCACCTCGGCCGTGCGCATACGGCGGGCGACATCGTCGCCTGGGTGCCGGACGCGGGAGTGATGTTCACCGGCGACATCGTCGAGTACAGGTCGGCCTGCTACTGCGGCGACGCGCATTTCGCCGACTGGGGCGGCACGCTCGACGCCATCGCCGCCTTCCGCCCCGCCGCCATCGCACCCGGCCGCGGCGACGCGCTGGTGGGCGAAGCCAGGGTCACCGAGGCGCTGGCGTCGACGCGCGACTTCGTCGACAGCCACTTCCGTGCCGTCTCGCAGGTCGCCGCCCGCGGCGGGTCGCTGCGGGAGGCGGCCGACGCCGTCCGCGCCGCGTGCGACGCGAAGTTCGGCGACTTCGCCATCTACGAGCACTGCTTCCCGTTCAACGTGGCGCGCGCCTACGACGAGGCGCTCGGCATGGACACGCCCCGCATCTGGACCGCCGAGCGCGACCGCATGATGTGGGCCGCGCTCCAGGGATAG
- a CDS encoding AEC family transporter: MAIFEVLSDPVLPVYAIIAVGYLMGRWSVVSSSEARILNRVALSLFLPLLIFGLIIDAPIRTFDPSPVVLYFAVEVLIFTLGVLLALKVFRMGPGESVLLSFAGIFSNTVLIVLPIAVLLYGAENILEVTAVLTLDSTITFAGAIIALQLMKLGKFTPLAVLSSVVRSPILVAIVAGLAVNLAGITIPHPAVTFIDFNGHAAPPIALFALGVLLSEVKMTLEPPVVVFTAVKFLLFPLTVWLAIEMFASNPAAADRFVLAAAAPAGTMAFSLAVLYGVRTSRIAQVIVYTNVLTMLSLSLLA, encoded by the coding sequence TTGGCGATCTTCGAGGTCCTCAGCGACCCTGTGCTGCCCGTGTACGCGATCATCGCGGTGGGCTACCTGATGGGCCGCTGGTCGGTGGTGTCATCGTCCGAGGCGCGGATCCTGAACCGCGTCGCCCTGTCGCTCTTCCTGCCGCTCCTCATCTTCGGCCTCATCATCGACGCGCCGATCCGCACGTTCGACCCCTCTCCGGTTGTCCTCTACTTCGCGGTGGAGGTGCTGATCTTCACCCTCGGCGTGCTGCTGGCGCTCAAGGTGTTCCGGATGGGTCCGGGCGAGTCGGTGCTCCTCAGCTTCGCCGGCATCTTCAGCAACACGGTGCTGATCGTCCTGCCCATCGCCGTCCTGCTCTACGGCGCGGAGAACATCCTCGAGGTCACGGCGGTCCTGACGCTCGACTCCACCATCACCTTCGCCGGCGCGATCATCGCGCTGCAGCTCATGAAGCTCGGCAAGTTCACCCCACTCGCGGTGCTGTCGTCGGTGGTACGCTCGCCGATCCTCGTCGCCATCGTCGCGGGCCTCGCGGTGAACCTCGCGGGGATCACGATCCCGCACCCGGCCGTCACCTTCATCGACTTCAACGGGCACGCGGCCCCGCCGATCGCCCTGTTCGCGCTCGGGGTGCTGCTGTCGGAGGTGAAGATGACGCTGGAGCCGCCGGTGGTCGTCTTCACCGCGGTGAAGTTCCTGCTCTTCCCGCTCACGGTGTGGCTCGCGATCGAGATGTTCGCGTCGAATCCGGCGGCGGCCGACCGCTTCGTGCTGGCGGCAGCCGCCCCGGCGGGCACCATGGCGTTCAGCCTCGCCGTCCTCTACGGCGTCAGGACGAGCCGGATCGCGCAGGTGATCGTCTACACCAACGTGCTGACGATGCTCTCCCTCTCCCTCCTCGCCTGA
- a CDS encoding amidohydrolase family protein, translating to MKIVDAHHHIWRRADLPWLLGPTVPRIFGPYDGVKRDYLITEYLKDIEGTGVEKSVYVQANWSPNWFVDEVAWVSHAADRSGWPHAITGYVDMTQEDARRDLDRLAGYPLMRGVRHQMHHHTNPLYRFASGPDVVGSDALIANVRHLAAYEYAFELQIFAHQVEAALRLVDACPDVTFILQHAGMPEDLSTPGKAYWRREIARLAERPNVVSKVSGFGTFIRQNDPEHVRWATLETVEIFGSDRCLYGSNFPIEKLWTDYASLIAAFRDALAELPKEDRANVFRATAERVYRI from the coding sequence ATGAAGATCGTCGACGCGCACCACCACATCTGGCGACGGGCCGACCTGCCCTGGCTGCTCGGGCCGACGGTGCCGCGCATCTTCGGCCCCTACGACGGCGTGAAGCGCGACTACCTCATCACCGAGTACCTCAAGGACATCGAAGGCACCGGCGTCGAGAAGTCGGTCTACGTGCAGGCCAACTGGTCGCCGAACTGGTTCGTGGACGAGGTCGCCTGGGTCTCCCACGCCGCCGACCGCAGCGGCTGGCCGCACGCGATCACCGGCTACGTCGACATGACCCAGGAGGACGCCCGCCGCGACCTCGACCGCCTCGCCGGCTACCCGCTGATGCGCGGCGTGCGCCACCAGATGCACCACCACACCAACCCCCTCTACCGCTTCGCGAGCGGGCCGGACGTGGTCGGCTCCGACGCGCTGATCGCCAACGTGCGCCACCTCGCGGCCTACGAGTACGCGTTCGAGCTGCAGATCTTCGCCCATCAGGTCGAGGCTGCGCTGCGCCTCGTCGACGCCTGCCCGGACGTCACCTTCATCCTGCAGCACGCGGGCATGCCGGAGGACCTCTCCACTCCGGGCAAGGCCTACTGGCGCCGCGAGATCGCGCGCCTCGCCGAACGCCCGAACGTCGTCTCGAAGGTCTCGGGCTTCGGCACGTTCATCCGCCAGAACGATCCGGAGCACGTCCGCTGGGCCACGCTGGAGACGGTGGAGATCTTCGGGTCGGACCGCTGCCTCTACGGCTCCAACTTCCCGATCGAGAAGCTCTGGACCGACTACGCCTCGCTGATCGCCGCCTTCAGGGACGCCCTCGCGGAGCTTCCCAAGGAGGACCGCGCGAACGTCTTCCGCGCCACCGCGGAGCGCGTCTACCGCATCTGA
- a CDS encoding ABC transporter substrate-binding protein, whose product MLRMLMSTVAASAVLVSGAALAQDSDPIKIGVTAVLEGTYTVLGEDGMRGFKLALKQHDNKAGGRPIEYVVAPTDASPDVAVRAVRKLIEQDKVDFVIGPLSGSEGIAVRDLAKQYPDVTIIDAASGAQETTYVNPSENYFRFNMDGAQWGVGLGDYVANEKGWKYVASVAEDYSFSHTNFLGFAKEFCDAGGEIVDRFWVPLGTKDFASVIAALPDDVDAIYLGLGGGDAVNFLNQYQQAGGDANLIGGTIMVDGTVLNSKGSAKQALIGTPASSGQADTWDDPKWQAYVKAYQDAYPPSERFASPSLLATNYYNSTSAALQCLDKVDGKLGGGDPEFRQCLSTLELDAPNGPIKLDENRQAIGTNFVIEVVEQDDGTLATKVVKKVDGVNQTLGMSKEDFDKMGRPGRDVPDC is encoded by the coding sequence ATGCTACGAATGCTCATGTCGACGGTCGCCGCGTCGGCCGTTCTCGTCTCCGGTGCTGCCCTCGCACAGGACTCCGATCCCATCAAGATCGGTGTCACCGCGGTGCTCGAGGGCACGTATACCGTGCTGGGCGAGGACGGCATGCGCGGCTTCAAGCTCGCGCTGAAGCAGCATGACAACAAGGCCGGCGGCCGCCCCATCGAGTACGTGGTCGCCCCGACCGACGCGAGCCCGGATGTCGCCGTCCGCGCCGTTCGCAAGCTGATCGAGCAGGACAAGGTCGACTTCGTCATCGGTCCGCTCTCGGGCTCGGAGGGGATCGCGGTGCGCGACCTCGCCAAGCAGTATCCCGACGTGACGATCATCGACGCCGCCTCCGGCGCGCAGGAGACGACCTACGTCAACCCGTCCGAGAACTACTTCCGCTTCAACATGGACGGCGCGCAGTGGGGCGTCGGCCTCGGCGACTACGTCGCCAACGAGAAGGGCTGGAAGTACGTCGCCTCGGTGGCGGAGGACTACTCCTTCAGCCACACCAACTTCCTCGGCTTCGCGAAGGAGTTCTGCGACGCGGGCGGCGAGATCGTCGACCGCTTCTGGGTCCCGCTCGGCACCAAGGACTTCGCCTCGGTGATCGCCGCGCTGCCCGATGACGTGGACGCGATCTACCTCGGTCTCGGCGGCGGCGACGCGGTCAACTTCCTGAACCAGTACCAGCAGGCCGGCGGCGACGCGAACCTCATCGGCGGCACCATCATGGTGGACGGCACGGTGCTCAACTCCAAGGGCTCCGCGAAACAGGCGTTGATCGGCACCCCGGCCTCCTCCGGCCAGGCCGACACCTGGGACGACCCGAAGTGGCAGGCCTACGTGAAGGCCTACCAGGACGCCTATCCGCCGTCCGAGCGCTTCGCCAGTCCCTCGCTCCTCGCCACCAACTACTACAACTCGACGAGCGCCGCGCTGCAGTGCCTCGACAAGGTCGACGGCAAGCTCGGCGGCGGCGACCCCGAGTTCCGCCAGTGCCTCTCGACCCTCGAGCTCGACGCGCCCAACGGGCCGATCAAGCTGGACGAGAACCGCCAGGCGATCGGCACCAACTTCGTGATCGAGGTGGTGGAGCAGGACGACGGCACCCTTGCGACGAAGGTCGTGAAGAAGGTCGACGGCGTGAACCAGACCCTCGGCATGTCGAAGGAAGACTTCGACAAGATGGGCCGCCCCGGCCGCGACGTGCCGGACTGCTGA
- a CDS encoding FAD-dependent monooxygenase, producing the protein MARYDYGPLPYRPAPELSGTASRAPVVIVGAGPVGLTAAIDLARHGIASVVVDDGDKVSVGSRAICWAKRTLEIFDRLGVADRMLAKGITWKVGRLFHGDREVYSFDLLPEAGHKMPAFINLQQYYVEEYLIDRARELGNLIDLRFRSRVTDVAQTEAGVTVTVASPDGTYELGAAWLVACDGSHSTVRRRLGLAFEGTAFEDRFLIADVEMKADFPSERRFWFEPTFHPGETALLHKQPDDIYRIDLQLGPDADPEVERRPDVVRPRIEKAVAGRPFEIDWVSVYSFRCARLARFVHGRVLFAGDAAHVVSPFGARGGNGGIQDVDNLAWKLAAVIRGEAPPALIETYDAERVHAADENIVNSARSTNFMSPRNKAERMFRDELLAVSSHFPAARPLINSGRLSRPASLAPLFGGAPPGAAAPLRPGDPCPDAPLGEGWLLSALGGGFVLLAVGMPAPVVEGVTPLEVSACGTIAERYGRGLVLVRPDQHVAAVWPEGASAETVAAARDAVMEGRGVHALPPRALEDGEDADARYATLLKLHRGLSEEASAALNARLVLAMMAAAGPAVTKEALEAVGATMETR; encoded by the coding sequence ATGGCACGCTATGACTACGGCCCGCTCCCCTATCGCCCCGCACCGGAGCTGTCGGGCACGGCGAGCCGGGCGCCCGTCGTCATCGTCGGCGCGGGGCCGGTCGGACTGACGGCGGCCATCGACCTCGCCCGGCACGGCATCGCCTCCGTCGTGGTGGACGACGGCGACAAGGTCTCCGTCGGCTCGCGCGCGATCTGCTGGGCCAAGCGCACGCTGGAGATCTTCGACCGCCTCGGCGTGGCGGACCGGATGCTGGCGAAGGGGATCACCTGGAAGGTCGGCCGGCTCTTTCATGGCGACCGGGAGGTCTACAGCTTCGACCTCCTCCCCGAGGCCGGACACAAGATGCCGGCGTTCATCAATCTCCAGCAGTATTACGTCGAGGAGTACCTGATCGACCGCGCGCGCGAGCTGGGCAACCTCATCGACCTGCGCTTCCGGAGCCGCGTCACTGACGTCGCGCAGACCGAGGCTGGCGTGACCGTGACCGTCGCCTCTCCCGACGGCACGTACGAGCTCGGCGCCGCCTGGCTTGTTGCCTGCGATGGGTCGCATTCCACCGTGCGCCGGCGACTGGGCCTCGCCTTCGAGGGGACCGCGTTCGAGGACCGCTTCCTCATCGCCGACGTGGAGATGAAGGCCGACTTCCCCTCCGAGCGCCGCTTCTGGTTCGAGCCGACGTTCCACCCCGGCGAGACGGCGCTACTCCACAAGCAGCCGGACGACATCTACCGCATCGACCTCCAGCTCGGCCCGGATGCGGACCCGGAGGTGGAGCGGCGCCCCGACGTGGTCCGCCCTCGCATCGAGAAGGCGGTGGCCGGGCGGCCGTTCGAGATCGACTGGGTGTCGGTCTACTCGTTCCGCTGCGCCCGCCTCGCCCGGTTCGTGCACGGGCGCGTCCTGTTCGCCGGCGACGCGGCTCACGTCGTCAGCCCGTTCGGCGCGCGCGGCGGCAACGGCGGGATCCAGGACGTCGACAATCTCGCCTGGAAGCTCGCCGCCGTCATCCGTGGCGAGGCACCGCCCGCCCTCATCGAGACCTACGACGCCGAGCGGGTGCACGCGGCGGACGAGAACATCGTCAACTCGGCCCGCTCCACCAACTTCATGTCCCCCCGCAACAAGGCGGAGCGGATGTTCCGGGACGAGCTCCTCGCAGTCTCCTCGCACTTTCCGGCGGCGCGGCCGCTGATCAACTCGGGCCGCCTGAGCCGCCCGGCCTCGCTCGCGCCGCTCTTCGGCGGGGCCCCGCCTGGCGCCGCCGCGCCGTTGCGGCCCGGCGATCCGTGTCCGGACGCGCCGCTCGGCGAGGGGTGGCTGCTGTCGGCGCTGGGCGGCGGCTTCGTGCTCCTCGCGGTGGGGATGCCGGCGCCGGTCGTGGAAGGCGTCACCCCGCTGGAGGTTTCCGCGTGCGGCACCATCGCCGAGCGGTACGGCCGCGGTCTCGTCCTGGTACGGCCCGACCAGCATGTCGCGGCGGTGTGGCCGGAGGGCGCGAGCGCCGAGACGGTGGCGGCGGCGCGCGACGCCGTCATGGAGGGGCGCGGGGTCCACGCACTGCCGCCGCGCGCGCTGGAGGACGGCGAGGACGCCGATGCCCGCTACGCCACGCTCCTGAAGCTCCACCGCGGCCTGTCGGAGGAGGCGAGCGCCGCCCTCAACGCGCGCCTCGTGCTCGCGATGATGGCGGCCGCCGGTCCCGCCGTCACGAAGGAGGCGCTGGAGGCGGTGGGCGCCACGATGGAAACGCGATGA
- a CDS encoding isochorismatase family protein, whose protein sequence is MAHDALTPAFRALVDEHAPVAQVGSGFQFTEGPVWHPDGYLLFSDIPADVRRRADASGVREVKRGTNKGNGQTFDTDLNLVVCEHATSSLVRLTPGGTREVLASHFEGRELNSPNDVVVSSKGWIYFTDPWYGRMPVFGVERPRELGFQGVYRVKPGMAEPELVVDRYQFSMPNGLCFSPDESRLYVNDTEQTNIRVFDVDGQGRPRNGRVFASGIKDSLKAGVPDGMKCDFEGNVWVTAPGGIWVYAPDGRHIGRVAIPELAANFHWGGTDWRTLYVTASTSLYSLPVKVGPRSEPYMRARPSRTSAAPVEGGLELSRCALIIQDMQNDVVMEGGAFASSGAPAHCREQRAIENAARLAERCRALGVPVIFVWFVVDPGAPGMTLNAPLFEGTIEANALVRGTWGAAPVPGLEPQGGDYVVEKCRMSAWEGTRLETVLKAEGRDTLISCGAWTNMSVEHTARTGADKGYLMIVPEDACSTMNADWHRASIDYALQNVSAVTTTDAVLDALG, encoded by the coding sequence ATGGCCCACGACGCGCTGACACCCGCCTTCCGCGCCCTCGTCGACGAGCACGCCCCCGTCGCCCAGGTCGGCTCCGGCTTCCAGTTCACCGAGGGCCCCGTCTGGCACCCGGACGGCTACCTCCTCTTCTCCGACATCCCGGCCGACGTGCGCCGCCGCGCCGACGCGTCGGGGGTGCGCGAGGTGAAGCGCGGCACCAACAAGGGTAACGGCCAGACCTTCGACACCGACCTCAACCTCGTCGTCTGCGAGCACGCGACGTCCTCGCTGGTGCGCCTGACGCCCGGCGGCACGCGCGAGGTGCTGGCCTCGCACTTCGAGGGGCGGGAACTGAACAGCCCGAACGACGTTGTCGTCTCGTCGAAGGGCTGGATCTACTTCACCGACCCCTGGTACGGGCGGATGCCGGTCTTCGGCGTCGAGCGGCCGCGGGAGCTGGGCTTCCAGGGCGTCTACCGGGTGAAGCCGGGGATGGCGGAGCCGGAACTGGTGGTCGACCGCTACCAGTTCTCGATGCCCAACGGGCTGTGCTTCTCGCCCGACGAGTCGCGGCTCTACGTCAACGACACGGAACAGACGAACATCCGCGTCTTCGACGTCGACGGCCAGGGGCGGCCCAGGAACGGCCGCGTCTTCGCCTCCGGCATCAAGGACTCGCTGAAGGCCGGCGTGCCGGACGGGATGAAGTGCGACTTCGAGGGCAACGTCTGGGTGACGGCGCCGGGCGGCATCTGGGTCTACGCGCCGGACGGGCGGCACATCGGCCGCGTCGCGATCCCGGAGCTCGCCGCCAACTTCCATTGGGGCGGGACCGACTGGCGCACGCTCTACGTCACCGCCTCGACCTCGCTCTATTCGCTCCCCGTCAAGGTCGGACCGCGCAGCGAGCCCTACATGCGGGCCCGGCCGTCCCGCACCTCCGCCGCTCCGGTGGAGGGCGGGCTAGAGCTCTCCCGCTGCGCCCTCATCATCCAGGACATGCAGAACGACGTGGTGATGGAGGGCGGCGCCTTCGCGTCGTCTGGCGCGCCGGCGCACTGCCGCGAGCAGCGGGCGATCGAGAACGCCGCGCGCCTCGCCGAGCGGTGCCGCGCGCTGGGGGTGCCGGTGATCTTCGTGTGGTTCGTCGTCGATCCGGGGGCGCCGGGGATGACGTTGAACGCGCCCCTTTTCGAGGGGACGATCGAGGCGAACGCGCTGGTACGCGGCACGTGGGGCGCGGCGCCCGTGCCGGGTCTGGAGCCCCAGGGCGGCGACTACGTGGTCGAGAAGTGCCGGATGAGCGCCTGGGAGGGGACGCGCCTCGAGACGGTCCTCAAGGCGGAGGGGCGCGACACGCTGATCTCCTGCGGCGCATGGACGAACATGAGCGTCGAGCACACCGCACGCACCGGCGCCGACAAGGGCTATCTCATGATCGTCCCGGAGGACGCGTGCTCCACGATGAACGCGGACTGGCACCGCGCGTCCATCGACTACGCGCTGCAGAACGTCTCCGCCGTCACGACGACGGACGCCGTCCTCGACGCGCTCGGCTGA
- a CDS encoding N-acyl homoserine lactonase family protein, which yields MALEIKVLDFGDIELESSFLVLGRDCGRTRRVYTYGFLILGGDYPILVDTGFRDNAIMETLGMRGLSFHENQVENQLARHGLKPGDIRYICHTHLHIDHAGKDDHFPMTTTVVVNRREMEHSVSGLMHPQYPKPDVMHLVERLHTPGALRFEDTELTGEVELIPGVTLDWAGAHTEGSMNVHVETAEGRVTICGDVIYDINDQVVRPFNEIHENEPRVTGNHSTTKRQEKAAIKKLLSGSKFLLPVHDKPAKVERGRIVGRLDMEVPGPLRETVPQRQWFPA from the coding sequence ATGGCACTCGAAATCAAGGTGCTCGACTTCGGCGATATCGAGCTGGAGTCGTCCTTCCTCGTCCTGGGGCGCGACTGCGGGCGCACCCGCCGAGTGTACACCTACGGCTTCCTCATCCTCGGCGGGGACTACCCGATCCTCGTCGACACCGGTTTCCGCGACAATGCGATCATGGAGACGCTCGGCATGCGGGGCCTGTCGTTCCACGAGAACCAGGTCGAGAACCAGCTCGCCCGCCATGGCCTGAAGCCGGGGGACATCCGCTACATCTGCCACACGCACCTTCACATCGACCACGCCGGCAAGGACGACCACTTCCCGATGACGACCACCGTGGTCGTCAACCGGCGGGAGATGGAGCATTCGGTCTCGGGACTGATGCACCCGCAGTACCCCAAGCCGGACGTCATGCACCTCGTGGAGCGGCTGCACACGCCCGGAGCCCTGCGCTTCGAGGACACCGAGCTGACCGGCGAGGTCGAGCTGATCCCCGGCGTCACCCTCGACTGGGCGGGCGCGCACACCGAGGGGTCGATGAACGTCCATGTCGAGACCGCCGAGGGCCGGGTGACCATCTGCGGCGACGTGATCTACGACATCAACGACCAGGTCGTGCGCCCCTTCAACGAGATTCACGAGAACGAGCCGCGCGTGACCGGCAACCACTCGACCACGAAGCGGCAGGAGAAGGCGGCGATCAAGAAGCTCCTGTCCGGGTCGAAGTTCCTGCTGCCGGTGCACGACAAGCCGGCCAAGGTGGAGCGCGGCAGGATCGTCGGCCGCCTCGACATGGAGGTGCCGGGGCCGCTTCGCGAGACGGTCCCGCAGCGCCAGTGGTTCCCGGCCTGA
- a CDS encoding vWA domain-containing protein — translation MAAIEPLPRAARPLVGFATRLRRAGFAVAPEQTQSFVAAVGLLGPRAMADIHAAALATLAPPPDRRAEFDALYRAHFLGHTVAAPVTSDEEPDVTEPEEGAVEAIEPEELTESGAEATATEALAGRAFADLSEADALRHFRRAAPGRLPRRTSRRLVSRRRGDRPDMRRALRDAVRRDGEVVRLPQLKRRTRQRRILLLIDVSGSMAAQTDAALRFAHTLARSAERVEIFTLGTRLTRITRAIGRRHQGAALAAASAAVSDWDGGTRLGDALAAFLAVPRYAGFARGAAVVVLSDGLERGDPAVLVGAMERLSRLSWAVLWLSPLAADPNYEPRTAAMAAIRPMLARLGDGSSPGRIAAEILGLARAA, via the coding sequence ATGGCGGCGATCGAGCCATTGCCCCGGGCCGCGCGGCCCCTCGTCGGCTTCGCGACGCGGCTGCGCCGTGCCGGCTTCGCGGTTGCGCCCGAGCAGACGCAGAGCTTCGTCGCCGCCGTGGGCCTCCTCGGCCCCCGCGCGATGGCCGACATCCACGCCGCGGCGCTCGCCACGCTCGCCCCGCCGCCCGACCGCCGCGCCGAGTTCGACGCGCTCTACCGCGCGCACTTTCTCGGACACACCGTCGCCGCCCCCGTCACCAGCGACGAGGAGCCGGATGTCACCGAGCCGGAGGAGGGCGCGGTCGAGGCCATCGAACCCGAGGAGCTGACCGAGAGCGGCGCCGAGGCCACCGCCACGGAGGCTCTCGCCGGCCGAGCCTTCGCCGACCTCTCCGAGGCCGACGCCCTCCGCCATTTCCGCCGCGCGGCCCCGGGCCGTCTGCCGCGCCGCACGTCGCGCCGCCTCGTCAGCCGGCGCCGCGGCGACCGGCCGGACATGCGCCGGGCCCTCAGGGACGCCGTCCGGCGCGACGGCGAGGTGGTCCGACTGCCGCAGCTGAAGCGGCGTACGCGGCAACGGCGCATCCTTCTGCTGATCGACGTGTCCGGCTCGATGGCCGCACAGACCGACGCGGCCCTCCGATTCGCCCACACCCTCGCCCGAAGCGCCGAGAGGGTGGAGATCTTCACCCTCGGCACGCGGCTCACGCGCATCACCCGCGCCATTGGGCGCCGCCATCAGGGCGCCGCCCTCGCCGCCGCGTCCGCCGCCGTGTCCGACTGGGACGGCGGCACCCGGCTCGGCGACGCGCTGGCCGCCTTTCTCGCCGTCCCCCGCTACGCCGGGTTCGCCCGCGGCGCGGCCGTGGTCGTCCTGTCCGACGGCCTGGAGCGCGGCGACCCGGCCGTGCTGGTCGGCGCGATGGAACGCCTGTCGCGCCTCTCCTGGGCGGTCCTGTGGCTCTCACCGCTGGCCGCCGATCCGAACTACGAGCCGCGCACCGCGGCCATGGCCGCGATCCGCCCGATGCTGGCACGTCTGGGGGACGGCTCGTCCCCTGGCAGGATCGCCGCCGAAATCCTGGGACTAGCGAGGGCTGCATGA